In the Mytilus trossulus isolate FHL-02 chromosome 1, PNRI_Mtr1.1.1.hap1, whole genome shotgun sequence genome, one interval contains:
- the LOC134707433 gene encoding uncharacterized protein LOC134707433 produces MHNNSRVCVMISLLAAFIFFLLSFNIRKVLSIVKTRQDYDLHLTIDSTSIVKGKGKYILRYPKGDKHDIISWSQYGQDHFIDKLFNATKHGFFVEIGGYDGESFSNTLFFEKIRGWEGLLIEASPFMYDIMLKKERGCYMVNACISKSLPSMTFLLAGAITSAEETLTDRHRKRIAREKITNRRLGHWAHTNDTVKVNCLPLLKIMRTLGRNHINYFSLDVEGAELHILNSIEWEKINIDVLTIETDQHRDQILSFMKQKGYEWIQQLRGDDIFKKKY; encoded by the coding sequence ATGCATAACAATTCCAGAGTTTGTGTTATGATTTCTTTATTGGccgcttttattttttttctgttatctTTTAATATCAGGAAAGTCTTGTCAATCGTTAAAACAAGGCAGGACTATGATTTACATTTGACCATTGACTCTACTTCTATTGTAAAGGGAAAAGGCAAATACATACTCAGATATCCGAAAGGAGATAAGCATGATATAATAAGTTGGTCACAATATGGACAGGATCATTTTATTGACAAGTTGTTTAATGCAACAAAACATGGATTTTTTGTGGAAATTGGAGGTTATGATGGAGAATCGTTTTCTAATActttgttttttgaaaaaatacgaGGTTGGGAAGGTTTGCTAATCGAAGCCAGTCCATTTATGTATGATATCATGTTGAAAAAAGAAAGGGGTTGCTATATGGTGAATGCTTGTATAAGTAAAAGTCTGCCATCAATGACGTTTTTGTTAGCAGGTGCAATAACTAGCGCCGAGGAAACACTAACAGATAGACATCGTAAACGTATAGCCAGGGAGAAGATTACAAATCGTCGACTTGGACATTGGGCGCACACTAATGACACAGTAAAGGTGAATTGTTTACCACTTCTGAAAATAATGAGAACTCTAGGACGAAATCATATTAATTACTTTTCTCTAGATGTAGAAGGTGCAGAATTGCACATCTTAAATTCAATTGAATGGGAAAAGATCAACATTGACGTTCTCACGATCGAAACAGATCAACATCGTGATCAAATCCTCtcttttatgaaacaaaaaggATATGAATGGATACAACAGCTAAGAGGTgatgacattttcaaaaaaaaatattaa